From the genome of Streptomyces sp. NBC_00523:
CGGCGGCGGGGTAGTCGTTGCGGAGCATGAACAGCCCGGGCTCGTCCGGCCATCCCTGCGGATAGACGGTTGCGTGGGAGACGAGCGCCGGCCGGCCGCGTTCCGCGGGGTCGTCGGCGTACCGGACGGCTTGACGTTCCTGCTGGTCCCGGACAGCCTTGCTCACGCGGGCGAAGTAGTCCAGGGCGCCCTGGTGCATCTCCGCCGTCGCCACCGGGCCGTCGCCGCCGACGGCCTCGCCGATGTCCGTGAGCAGGATCCGCAAGGGGCGGTCCTGGAGGTCCATGTCGCCGAGGACAAAGACCCGGAGGTGCGCGGGAACCGCCAGGTAGGCCGCGCGGAGAAGTTCCCGGTTCGGCTCGGTCGGCTGCTGCTCGTGCTGCCGGATCGCATCCCAGCAGCGCTGCCCGGCAGTCGGCCGCCCGCTGAGTGCTTCGATGCGGTCGGCGACTTCCAGCACGAAGCCCTCCGCTGTCAGCGGTTCGCTGTAGCGGGCCTCCCACTTCGACGGCGGCGCGGGCGGCGGCGGAATCTCCGGATCGGTCACCGCCCAACGGCCCGTCTCCAGCTTCTTCGCGAGGCCGTCCAGATCCGTGCGTTCTCCGCAGGTGATCAGTCCGTCCGCGAAAACGGTCAGGTCATCGAGGTAGTACCCGCGGCCCATCTGGTCCCGCCGCCAGATGTGGCACCAGGCCCCGTCGATTCTTTCCCCATCCACCATCCGATATGTCGGTCCCCGCCATGTCATGGGCGCACGCTATCGCCTTCGGAGCGATCATGGAACGGGCGATACGGTCGGCCTCGACCTGCCAGGCGTACGGAACGAGGAAGTGGTGTACGACTCCGCCCCCGAAGAGCCGGTACGTGATCTCAGCACCTGGGCGGTCGATCGCCTCGAAGACGTCCTCGCGGCCGCCCGGGACGGTCAGGAGCTGGAGAGCATCAGAGTCATCGCGCAGTCCCGCGCCCAGGGGTCCGGCGAACCGGACGGCGCGCGGCTGCGCTGGGCCAGGCTGTTCCTGGACGCCAACGAC
Proteins encoded in this window:
- a CDS encoding NADAR family protein — translated: MVDGERIDGAWCHIWRRDQMGRGYYLDDLTVFADGLITCGERTDLDGLAKKLETGRWAVTDPEIPPPPAPPSKWEARYSEPLTAEGFVLEVADRIEALSGRPTAGQRCWDAIRQHEQQPTEPNRELLRAAYLAVPAHLRVFVLGDMDLQDRPLRILLTDIGEAVGGDGPVATAEMHQGALDYFARVSKAVRDQQERQAVRYADDPAERGRPALVSHATVYPQGWPDEPGLFMLRNDYPAAVEFAGDSHASVQHGYWALSAADASDRSRIRDAASGSEAHELGGRAARRSDWPDVRLAVMAGLLRAKFTQHPELAQVLLSTGDARISYTGFEDSPFWRDVPDDRGRNWMGRLLELTRSELLAQQLLLT